In Frondihabitans sp. PAMC 28766, the following proteins share a genomic window:
- a CDS encoding DUF2316 family protein, with product MSLNRSEQAQTRDELHANLRLSRFTLEEVGRALGWDTIQTTSALDVAGTDPRDVWLVRDYLDRVVAAAGLIPLPYSTLTEHARSNAEAWFGLYDVDTITKGTTP from the coding sequence TTGTCGCTGAACCGATCTGAACAGGCGCAGACACGGGACGAGTTGCACGCCAACCTTCGCCTGTCACGCTTCACCCTTGAGGAAGTCGGCCGCGCTCTCGGCTGGGACACGATCCAGACGACTTCCGCGTTGGATGTCGCCGGCACGGACCCTCGCGACGTCTGGCTCGTCCGCGACTACCTCGACCGGGTGGTCGCCGCCGCCGGTCTGATACCGCTGCCCTACTCGACTCTCACCGAGCATGCGCGTAGTAACGCCGAAGCCTGGTTCGGTCTGTACGACGTCGACACCATCACGAAAGGAACCACCCCATGA
- a CDS encoding ISL3 family transposase, which yields MRSLTIWRALLGVEKTIVEGIDLDVVSGILVASVRPTVSMRNRCGSCRKRSPRFDGGAGRRRWRSLDAGSIQVVLEADAPRVTCSIHGVIVAAVPWARHQSGHTRFFDDQVAWLATQTSKTAITVLMRIAWRTVGAIITRVWADTGQLHDQFAGLTRIGIDEISYKRGHKYVTCVIDHDSGRLVWAAPGQDKATLASFFDALGPERSAQITHVSADGAAWIAAVVAQRCPNAVRCAVRCADPFHVVKWATDALDEVRRAAWNDARKAARTNEAQRPRGRPAKNAPARPDSARAAGVKNSRYALWKNPENLTEKQKVKLAWIVQTDPTLGRAYYLKEGLRVIFKLPHHEAAEALDKWVAWARRSRIPAFVTLQRSIVKHRAAILASIEHGLSNGRVESMNTKIRLMTRMAFGFKSPQALIALAMLSLGGHKPVLPGRI from the coding sequence GTGCGATCTCTCACGATATGGCGGGCTCTGCTCGGTGTCGAGAAAACGATCGTGGAGGGCATCGATCTCGATGTGGTGAGCGGGATTCTGGTTGCCTCGGTGCGGCCGACCGTATCGATGCGGAACCGCTGCGGGTCGTGTCGAAAGCGCAGCCCACGATTTGATGGAGGTGCTGGGCGACGGCGCTGGCGGTCGTTGGATGCCGGGTCGATTCAGGTCGTGTTGGAGGCCGACGCGCCACGGGTGACGTGTTCCATCCACGGTGTGATCGTGGCGGCCGTTCCCTGGGCCAGGCACCAGAGCGGCCATACCCGCTTCTTCGACGATCAGGTCGCGTGGCTGGCCACGCAAACGTCGAAGACCGCGATCACCGTGTTGATGCGGATCGCGTGGCGCACGGTCGGGGCGATCATCACCCGGGTCTGGGCCGATACCGGCCAGCTCCATGACCAGTTCGCGGGGCTGACCAGGATCGGCATCGATGAGATCTCCTACAAGCGTGGACACAAGTATGTGACCTGCGTCATCGACCACGACTCGGGTCGGCTGGTCTGGGCGGCACCGGGTCAGGACAAGGCCACACTGGCGAGCTTCTTCGACGCGCTCGGCCCGGAACGCTCGGCGCAGATCACCCATGTTTCCGCGGACGGGGCCGCCTGGATCGCCGCTGTTGTGGCCCAGCGCTGCCCGAACGCGGTCCGCTGCGCGGTCCGCTGCGCGGACCCGTTCCATGTCGTGAAATGGGCCACCGACGCCCTCGATGAGGTGCGCCGGGCCGCGTGGAATGACGCCCGAAAAGCTGCCCGCACGAACGAGGCCCAGCGCCCTCGGGGGCGGCCCGCCAAAAACGCGCCAGCCCGCCCGGACAGCGCCCGCGCCGCCGGGGTGAAGAACTCCCGCTACGCGCTCTGGAAGAACCCGGAGAACCTGACCGAGAAGCAGAAGGTCAAGCTCGCCTGGATCGTGCAGACCGACCCCACCCTCGGCCGGGCCTACTACCTCAAGGAAGGTTTGCGCGTGATCTTCAAACTGCCCCACCACGAAGCTGCCGAAGCCCTCGACAAATGGGTGGCCTGGGCTCGCCGGTCCCGGATCCCCGCGTTCGTGACACTCCAACGCAGCATCGTCAAACACCGGGCCGCGATCCTCGCTTCCATCGAGCACGGCCTCTCCAACGGTCGCGTGGAATCCATGAATACCAAAATCCGACTGATGACCCGCATGGCCTTCGGATTCAAATCACCCCAAGCACTCATCGCCCTCGCCATGCTCTCCCTCGGCGGCCACAAACCAGTACTCCCCGGCCGGATTTAA
- a CDS encoding TMEM175 family protein — MTKTPNPAQNVFERGFERLNALSDGVVAIAITLLIFPITALATGSHGENVLTIITDHESKFITFLITFFVIAILWVGSHRLYRDVIAYTGALLWTQMVWLLSIVFIPFPMDVLASVNDVIFPNSAVYAGTLLLASSALLVEYAIVYRTPALQAKNVNLRPGLISASISTASVAAAFALTLLTPQLGLKPLVLLAAGIIAGQIVARRGRGRPADGSDAQDR, encoded by the coding sequence ATGACCAAGACACCGAACCCGGCGCAAAACGTGTTCGAACGCGGATTCGAGAGGCTTAACGCCCTCAGCGATGGTGTCGTCGCCATTGCCATCACCCTGCTGATCTTTCCCATCACCGCCCTCGCCACCGGGTCCCACGGCGAAAATGTCCTCACGATCATCACCGACCACGAGTCGAAATTCATCACCTTCCTCATCACCTTCTTCGTCATCGCGATCCTCTGGGTCGGAAGTCACCGCCTCTACCGAGACGTCATCGCTTACACCGGGGCACTCCTGTGGACACAGATGGTCTGGCTGCTCAGCATCGTCTTCATCCCCTTCCCCATGGATGTCCTGGCATCCGTCAACGACGTCATCTTCCCCAACTCCGCCGTATACGCAGGCACCCTCCTGCTGGCCTCTAGCGCCCTCCTCGTCGAATACGCGATCGTCTACCGCACACCCGCCCTCCAAGCTAAAAACGTCAACCTCCGCCCCGGACTTATCAGCGCCAGCATCAGCACCGCATCCGTCGCAGCCGCGTTCGCCCTAACCCTGCTCACGCCGCAACTTGGTCTGAAACCTCTCGTCCTCCTCGCGGCAGGAATCATCGCCGGTCAGATTGTTGCTCGCCGAGGTAGAGGACGTCCCGCTGACGGCAGTGACGCCCAGGACCGATGA
- a CDS encoding response regulator transcription factor → MRQSLELLLDLVDDLEVVGTATNGLDAQTMSAQTAPDVVLMDLNMPIMGGVEATKLLLSDHPDIAVVVLTTFDDDESILQALRAGAIGYLTKDADHAHIAQAIRSAHLGQSVLDTDVQLRLLRLAEKTPDTTAGHIIGAPLTPIAPAVPSLLTKREKEILHLVGAGFRNGEIAMILSVAEATVKTHINNIFTKADLHSRSDAVRYALTVGPDAPEFRK, encoded by the coding sequence ATCCGACAATCCCTCGAGCTTCTCCTCGATCTCGTTGATGACCTCGAAGTCGTCGGCACAGCCACCAACGGTCTCGACGCGCAAACCATGAGCGCACAAACCGCGCCCGATGTCGTCCTGATGGATCTCAACATGCCCATCATGGGAGGCGTCGAAGCGACGAAACTGCTCCTTTCGGACCACCCCGACATTGCGGTGGTCGTCCTGACAACGTTCGACGACGACGAATCGATCCTCCAAGCCCTCCGCGCCGGCGCCATCGGCTACCTCACCAAAGACGCCGACCACGCGCACATCGCCCAAGCCATCCGAAGCGCCCACCTCGGCCAATCCGTTCTCGACACCGACGTTCAACTGCGTCTGCTCCGACTCGCCGAGAAAACACCCGACACGACTGCCGGGCACATCATCGGCGCTCCCCTTACCCCCATTGCCCCCGCCGTTCCCTCGCTGCTCACGAAGCGAGAGAAGGAGATCCTGCATCTCGTCGGCGCCGGCTTCCGCAACGGGGAGATCGCAATGATCCTGTCCGTCGCGGAAGCCACCGTGAAAACGCACATCAACAACATTTTCACTAAAGCCGACCTGCATTCCCGCAGCGACGCTGTTCGCTACGCCCTCACCGTCGGCCCGGATGCGCCAGAGTTCCGAAAATGA
- a CDS encoding histidine kinase, producing MKSTPAADRSRAAYSDRLWEPFLVAAYIAVVTAELIGSHGPAVALGWFLFIPVALLALWTLIPAKPEPFPVRVALLTFYVVLAGILFGVPAGTFSAGFVFIAALAAGRLLESRRAALTVAVIASLTCAGSSLVASQYLPAEWPWWLGLAAGLPVYVGISRRDRIAALLEARLGAAEAQRARAAENRESALIERGRIAREIHDVLGHSLSAISLQLDVADTLQSKGRMQESVAALRRARALARAGIGETRRAVHALQEDPLPLTDSIEAIAAVYRASFVVTGTAVSVGIDTAQTLIRATQEALTNAHRHAPGANLNVALGFGTADAETRSVELAVSNGPATGPSRHIDEEREGTGMGLEGMRERARLRGGSVNAGPTDPTRPSSDNPSSFSSISLMTSKSSAQPPTVSTRKP from the coding sequence GTGAAGTCGACTCCCGCAGCTGATCGGTCTCGTGCCGCTTACAGCGACCGCCTTTGGGAACCGTTCCTGGTCGCGGCATACATCGCCGTCGTCACGGCCGAATTGATTGGTAGCCACGGGCCGGCCGTCGCCCTGGGATGGTTTCTTTTCATACCGGTGGCGCTCCTCGCCCTCTGGACGCTTATCCCCGCGAAACCGGAACCGTTTCCAGTCCGCGTTGCCCTGCTCACCTTCTACGTCGTCCTCGCAGGCATCCTGTTCGGTGTGCCCGCAGGCACCTTCTCTGCCGGGTTCGTCTTCATCGCCGCTCTGGCCGCCGGCCGCCTGCTGGAGTCGCGCCGCGCCGCTCTCACGGTGGCCGTCATCGCATCACTCACCTGTGCCGGATCGAGCCTGGTCGCATCCCAGTATTTGCCCGCGGAATGGCCGTGGTGGCTCGGCCTGGCCGCAGGACTCCCCGTCTATGTCGGCATCTCCCGACGAGACCGCATCGCGGCTCTGCTGGAAGCGCGCCTCGGCGCCGCGGAAGCACAGCGCGCCCGAGCCGCCGAAAACAGAGAAAGCGCCCTCATCGAACGAGGACGCATCGCCCGCGAGATCCACGATGTCCTCGGCCACTCGCTCTCTGCCATCTCCTTGCAACTCGACGTCGCCGACACTCTTCAGTCCAAGGGCCGGATGCAAGAGTCCGTGGCAGCTCTCCGACGTGCACGCGCTTTGGCACGGGCCGGTATTGGGGAAACCCGCCGAGCAGTCCACGCACTTCAGGAAGACCCCCTCCCTCTCACGGATAGCATCGAAGCGATCGCGGCGGTGTACCGAGCATCCTTCGTGGTCACCGGGACGGCCGTGTCAGTCGGGATAGACACCGCCCAGACGCTGATCCGGGCAACCCAGGAAGCGTTGACCAATGCCCACCGGCACGCGCCCGGCGCGAACTTGAACGTGGCACTCGGATTCGGCACTGCCGACGCCGAGACACGTTCCGTGGAGCTGGCAGTCAGCAACGGGCCCGCGACAGGGCCATCTCGGCATATCGACGAAGAGAGAGAAGGAACAGGCATGGGCTTGGAAGGTATGCGGGAACGAGCACGGTTGCGAGGCGGCAGCGTCAACGCCGGTCCCACCGACCCGACCAGACCGTCATCCGACAATCCCTCGAGCTTCTCCTCGATCTCGTTGATGACCTCGAAGTCGTCGGCACAGCCACCAACGGTCTCGACGCGCAAACCATGA
- a CDS encoding CcdC protein domain-containing protein, whose amino-acid sequence MSDPIEIILVIALLAYTLVRRSAGQPAQGRQLLVAPIVFVVIGLFVISHTWTSLGIGVVVVSTLVSIVFGIVRGFSIKLYDKNGVVWMKYTKVTIALWIANIVIKLVGAAIIAGIDPAAASQESSGLFLRLGLGVLMEGIVVASRGTKTGSRVIWSRGRDGQANQSSAFFNNHQRRANRSSRIERRRAGRR is encoded by the coding sequence ATGTCCGATCCCATCGAGATCATTCTCGTCATCGCGTTACTTGCGTACACGCTCGTTCGCCGCTCCGCCGGTCAGCCAGCCCAAGGCAGACAGCTGCTGGTCGCACCCATCGTCTTCGTCGTGATTGGGCTGTTTGTCATCTCCCACACCTGGACAAGCCTGGGAATCGGCGTCGTCGTGGTGTCCACCCTCGTCAGCATCGTCTTCGGAATCGTCCGAGGGTTCAGCATCAAGCTCTACGACAAAAACGGCGTCGTCTGGATGAAATACACCAAGGTGACCATCGCGCTGTGGATTGCAAACATCGTCATCAAATTGGTCGGCGCCGCCATCATCGCCGGCATCGACCCGGCTGCCGCGTCTCAAGAATCCTCGGGACTCTTCCTCCGCCTGGGCCTCGGCGTCCTCATGGAGGGCATCGTCGTCGCCTCACGCGGGACGAAAACAGGTTCGCGTGTCATCTGGAGCCGCGGCAGAGACGGCCAAGCAAATCAAAGCTCCGCATTCTTCAACAACCACCAGCGGCGCGCCAACCGTTCCTCCAGGATTGAACGCCGCCGTGCTGGCCGCCGCTAA
- a CDS encoding NAD(P)-dependent oxidoreductase codes for MTGEPARLLVLGANGPTGRRTVEQALERGHHVNALTRHPETFPIRHDRLHVTAGDATDPAVIDAAVANTNAVICTIGAAFTRQPVKVYSTSARLLVDAIGRHEKRRLIVVTSSGLGPPQHSGVIGNFFRVLMRDHVGKTVYDDMAEMESSVSASDLDWTIVRPPGLTNQPGIGYAVAEDQIEGGICSREDLAAMLLDQLDDDRFIRKVAAMTSPGMTASARYMIWHEMLKR; via the coding sequence GTGACCGGGGAGCCCGCACGGCTTCTTGTTCTCGGCGCGAACGGACCGACCGGGAGGCGGACCGTCGAGCAGGCCCTCGAGCGCGGCCATCACGTCAATGCCCTGACGCGCCACCCCGAGACGTTCCCTATCCGACACGACCGACTGCACGTCACGGCCGGCGACGCCACCGATCCGGCCGTCATCGATGCCGCCGTGGCGAATACCAACGCCGTGATCTGCACCATCGGAGCCGCATTCACCAGGCAGCCGGTCAAGGTCTACTCAACGAGTGCCCGTCTCCTCGTCGACGCGATCGGCCGCCACGAGAAGCGACGGCTGATCGTCGTGACCTCGTCAGGGCTCGGGCCGCCTCAACACTCCGGGGTAATCGGCAATTTCTTCCGCGTCCTGATGCGGGACCACGTAGGAAAGACGGTCTATGACGACATGGCCGAGATGGAGAGCTCGGTGTCAGCCAGCGACCTGGACTGGACGATCGTCCGCCCGCCCGGTCTGACCAACCAACCGGGCATCGGATACGCGGTCGCGGAAGATCAGATCGAGGGCGGAATCTGTTCGCGGGAGGATCTCGCCGCGATGCTCCTCGATCAACTCGACGATGACCGGTTCATCCGGAAAGTCGCCGCCATGACGAGCCCGGGCATGACGGCCAGCGCCCGCTACATGATCTGGCACGAGATGCTCAAACGCTGA
- a CDS encoding pyridoxamine 5'-phosphate oxidase family protein: MSDTTSTDRQHVADLVSKAKVAMLTTMTPAGKHVSRPMALQEAELDGDLWFFAYENSAKVQQISTVPEVNVSFSDNGNHSWTSIAGTAHIVQDRAKAEQLYSKVLQAWFPEGLDTPGLTLIKVEADSADYWEGPNSTVAFVTGALRAAVQKNPDKDPIRNDTVEL, from the coding sequence ATGTCCGACACAACCTCCACCGACCGCCAGCACGTGGCGGACCTCGTCAGCAAGGCGAAGGTCGCCATGCTCACCACCATGACACCGGCGGGTAAGCACGTGAGTCGTCCGATGGCGCTTCAGGAAGCCGAATTGGACGGCGACCTGTGGTTCTTCGCTTACGAGAACTCGGCCAAGGTTCAGCAGATCAGCACCGTGCCGGAGGTCAACGTGTCCTTCTCCGACAACGGGAACCACTCATGGACCTCCATCGCCGGCACCGCCCACATCGTCCAGGACCGTGCCAAGGCCGAGCAGTTGTATTCGAAGGTGCTCCAGGCCTGGTTCCCGGAGGGTCTCGACACCCCAGGGCTCACGCTGATCAAAGTCGAAGCGGACAGTGCTGATTACTGGGAAGGCCCGAATAGCACCGTCGCTTTCGTCACAGGCGCACTCCGGGCTGCGGTCCAGAAGAACCCGGACAAGGACCCGATCCGCAACGACACCGTCGAACTGTGA
- a CDS encoding MarR family winged helix-turn-helix transcriptional regulator, with protein MQADEDGGLDDIVTWNVVRVARFLGGRMSARLAGHGLNPIHFGVLAYLAEQEEMTTADIARSVLVTPQSMSPLLDGLEQRGMVRRTGVRARGQRNPVQITAFGREALATVWDIAQATNDLTDAGLTAGESTQLNHLLRKVLGATNDSGQPDTRFDASAQTGL; from the coding sequence GTGCAGGCTGATGAAGACGGTGGACTTGACGACATAGTGACGTGGAACGTCGTCCGGGTGGCTCGATTTCTCGGCGGACGGATGTCCGCACGGCTGGCGGGGCACGGGTTGAACCCGATCCACTTCGGGGTGCTCGCCTACCTCGCCGAACAAGAGGAGATGACGACGGCCGACATTGCCCGCTCTGTCCTTGTGACACCGCAGAGCATGTCGCCCCTGCTCGATGGTCTGGAACAGCGCGGGATGGTCCGCCGGACGGGCGTCCGCGCTAGAGGTCAACGAAATCCCGTCCAAATCACGGCCTTCGGCCGAGAAGCACTCGCCACAGTGTGGGATATCGCACAGGCCACGAACGATCTCACGGACGCCGGCCTTACCGCCGGCGAGAGCACGCAGCTGAACCATCTCTTGAGGAAAGTCCTCGGCGCGACCAACGACAGCGGGCAGCCAGACACTCGATTCGACGCCTCAGCCCAGACGGGGCTTTGA
- a CDS encoding FAD-dependent monooxygenase, which produces MAFWLARAGHRVTVAERFPALRATGAQVDLRGQGIEAIKAMGLMDEVRAHLVHEPGVAFVDSAGRRLGTIMANTTGRGKQTLTSEFEIMRGDLVRILHGATKENVDYRFGVSVDGFDQTGGDVTAHFSDGSSETFDLLVGADGQGSRIRRSIRPEGEDPYWRTGLHMAHWFVPRVASDGDVRETYPAAGGRQIMRRSHNPSETQAYFVLRDSSEEASAIHRAPTEDQQCFWGDRFRDVGWQAQRFIDGMATAPFFYSQEVLQVRIDTWSKGRVVLLGDAAHCASPYSGMGISGGLVGAYVLAGEITATPDDVDGALGRYDTALRPFVDEIQAAVKPRLLALGLPKPRIGVAVLQVAFRVACALRIPERIAARASTDRGGAWALPDYDDLPARATG; this is translated from the coding sequence TTGGCGTTCTGGTTGGCGCGGGCCGGGCACCGGGTCACCGTCGCCGAGCGGTTCCCGGCGCTTCGAGCGACGGGTGCGCAGGTTGACCTTCGAGGCCAGGGGATTGAGGCGATCAAAGCAATGGGGTTGATGGATGAGGTCCGGGCGCATCTGGTTCACGAGCCGGGTGTCGCGTTCGTGGACTCAGCGGGTAGGAGGTTGGGGACGATCATGGCCAACACCACGGGCCGGGGTAAGCAAACGCTCACGTCGGAGTTCGAGATCATGCGGGGCGACCTGGTCCGCATCCTTCACGGGGCGACGAAAGAGAACGTCGATTATCGTTTCGGGGTGTCCGTTGACGGTTTCGATCAGACCGGTGGCGACGTGACCGCGCACTTCTCCGATGGCTCGTCGGAGACATTCGACCTGCTCGTCGGCGCCGACGGTCAGGGGTCACGGATCCGCCGGTCCATTAGGCCGGAGGGGGAGGACCCGTATTGGCGGACTGGGCTGCACATGGCGCATTGGTTTGTGCCCCGTGTTGCTTCCGATGGTGACGTTCGGGAGACCTACCCGGCGGCCGGGGGGCGGCAGATCATGCGTCGCAGCCACAATCCTTCTGAGACGCAGGCGTACTTCGTGCTCCGAGACTCGTCGGAGGAGGCATCCGCCATTCACCGCGCCCCCACCGAGGATCAGCAATGTTTCTGGGGTGACCGGTTCCGGGATGTCGGCTGGCAGGCTCAGCGCTTTATCGACGGGATGGCCACGGCGCCGTTCTTCTACTCACAAGAGGTCCTGCAGGTCCGGATCGATACCTGGTCGAAGGGCCGGGTTGTCCTCCTTGGTGATGCCGCGCACTGCGCATCCCCATACAGCGGCATGGGTATTTCCGGAGGTCTCGTCGGGGCGTATGTGCTCGCGGGCGAGATCACTGCAACGCCGGACGACGTCGACGGAGCCCTCGGCCGGTACGACACCGCTCTGAGGCCGTTCGTCGACGAGATCCAGGCGGCTGTCAAACCGCGTCTGCTTGCACTCGGGTTGCCGAAACCGAGGATCGGCGTCGCAGTGCTTCAGGTGGCATTCCGCGTCGCCTGCGCCCTCAGGATTCCGGAACGTATCGCGGCACGAGCGTCGACTGACCGGGGCGGCGCCTGGGCCCTTCCTGACTACGACGACCTACCTGCCCGCGCTACGGGCTGA
- a CDS encoding TetR/AcrR family transcriptional regulator C-terminal domain-containing protein, with product MAKIERDTVVSEALALLDEVGLDGVSTRALARRLGVEQPSLYWHFHSKQELIAAMAAAALEPHDEMPLPEQGDEWSSWFRDNYRSFRSALLTRRDGARLHAGSVPDSASRERLLQKFAFLVDSGVPQADAIAGMLAASRFTVGSALEQQANPDLEDESEMNLTVPSHEQAFEAGLTMLLNGLQQTASPKSPARSKGFAGR from the coding sequence ATGGCGAAGATCGAGAGGGACACTGTTGTGAGCGAGGCACTGGCGCTGCTGGATGAAGTGGGCCTCGATGGTGTCAGCACGCGCGCCCTGGCACGCCGCCTCGGGGTGGAACAGCCTTCGCTGTATTGGCACTTCCACAGCAAACAAGAGCTGATAGCAGCCATGGCCGCAGCTGCTCTAGAGCCCCACGACGAAATGCCCCTGCCGGAGCAGGGGGACGAGTGGAGTTCATGGTTCCGCGACAACTACAGAAGCTTCCGAAGCGCTCTTCTCACCCGCCGAGACGGGGCAAGGCTGCACGCCGGGTCCGTCCCTGACAGTGCATCACGAGAACGTCTGCTGCAGAAGTTCGCGTTCCTTGTCGACTCCGGCGTCCCCCAGGCCGACGCCATTGCAGGGATGCTCGCCGCAAGCAGGTTCACCGTCGGCAGCGCACTCGAGCAACAAGCCAACCCCGATCTCGAAGATGAGAGCGAGATGAACCTGACCGTCCCCAGCCACGAGCAAGCGTTCGAAGCGGGACTAACCATGCTCCTCAACGGGCTCCAGCAAACCGCCTCACCAAAGAGCCCGGCCCGGAGCAAGGGTTTCGCCGGCCGATAG
- a CDS encoding recombinase family protein, which produces MGKLIGYARVSMKQQATERQEADLLAAGVRRDDLYVDQGVSGARASRPAFDRALEAIHDGDTLVVTTLDRLGRSTQNMLDFAEGLRARSAGLRVLNLGGGDVDTSTPMGSMVFTVMSALAQMELDIKRERITDSVAKRRALGGDLGGRPHKVSDRQIKNAIRLIDGGEAAEGVLRDLGLSRSTFYRRARAFQV; this is translated from the coding sequence TTGGGGAAGCTGATCGGCTACGCGCGGGTCTCGATGAAGCAGCAGGCAACTGAACGGCAGGAAGCGGATCTTCTCGCGGCTGGCGTCCGTCGGGATGACCTTTACGTTGACCAGGGTGTCTCGGGTGCTCGAGCGTCGAGGCCGGCATTCGATCGCGCCCTCGAGGCGATTCACGACGGTGACACTCTCGTGGTGACGACTTTGGATCGTCTTGGTCGGTCGACGCAGAACATGCTCGACTTCGCCGAAGGCCTCCGGGCGCGCTCGGCGGGGCTGCGAGTGTTGAACCTCGGGGGAGGGGATGTCGATACGTCGACTCCGATGGGGTCGATGGTATTCACGGTGATGTCGGCTCTGGCGCAGATGGAGCTCGACATCAAACGAGAACGGATCACCGACTCGGTCGCGAAGCGCCGTGCCTTGGGTGGGGATTTGGGTGGGCGCCCGCACAAGGTCTCAGACCGGCAGATCAAGAACGCGATACGTCTCATCGACGGGGGAGAGGCCGCGGAGGGTGTCCTTCGCGACCTGGGGCTGTCACGGTCGACGTTCTACCGGCGGGCTCGCGCCTTCCAGGTCTAG
- a CDS encoding recombinase family protein, with protein sequence MKIGYARVSTNDQDLTAQRNGLLALGVGEKQIFVDHGLTGTNRARPGLREAMAATRAGDTLVVTKLDRLARSLPDARDIADELTEKGVVLSLGGSTYDPTDPVGRLLFNVLGMVAEFEADLIRMRTREGMAVAKANGRLKGKQPKLTTAQQKHLRKVHDAGEHTQAELADLFQVSRTTIYRELRRSAG encoded by the coding sequence ATGAAGATCGGGTACGCCCGGGTCTCGACCAACGACCAGGACCTCACCGCCCAACGAAACGGTCTGCTTGCCCTTGGTGTGGGTGAGAAGCAGATCTTCGTCGACCACGGCCTCACCGGGACGAACCGGGCAAGGCCGGGTCTCCGGGAGGCGATGGCGGCGACCCGTGCCGGCGACACTCTCGTCGTCACCAAACTTGACCGGCTCGCGAGGTCTTTACCCGACGCTCGCGATATTGCCGACGAGCTGACCGAGAAGGGTGTCGTCCTCAGCCTTGGCGGCAGCACCTACGACCCGACCGACCCGGTGGGCAGGCTGCTGTTCAACGTCCTCGGCATGGTGGCAGAGTTCGAAGCCGACTTGATCCGGATGCGGACCAGGGAAGGGATGGCGGTTGCGAAAGCGAACGGCCGCCTCAAGGGCAAGCAGCCCAAACTCACCACAGCGCAGCAGAAACACCTGCGGAAGGTGCACGACGCCGGCGAGCACACCCAGGCCGAACTGGCGGACCTGTTTCAGGTGTCGCGGACGACCATTTACCGGGAGCTGCGACGCAGCGCCGGGTGA
- a CDS encoding GntR family transcriptional regulator, with the protein MIQVDDTDPTPVFEQLRVQISNQIRLGTLPTDARLPTVRQLAADLRISPGTVARTYSLLEADGLIVTRRSAGTRVSIQADNYPHILDAALDFTATIRQQGLTLEQAILAVRAAWETDSDTNG; encoded by the coding sequence ATGATCCAAGTCGACGACACCGACCCCACCCCCGTCTTCGAACAACTTCGGGTGCAGATCTCGAACCAAATCCGGTTAGGAACCCTTCCCACCGACGCTCGCCTCCCCACCGTCCGCCAACTCGCTGCCGACCTCCGTATCTCCCCCGGAACCGTCGCCCGCACTTACTCCCTCCTCGAAGCAGACGGGCTCATCGTGACCCGGCGAAGCGCCGGCACCCGGGTCAGCATCCAAGCAGATAACTACCCGCACATCCTCGATGCAGCCCTCGACTTCACCGCCACCATCCGCCAACAAGGCCTCACCCTTGAACAAGCCATCCTCGCCGTCCGAGCAGCCTGGGAAACCGACAGCGACACGAACGGATGA